The genomic segment CCATCAGGATGTGTGGTGATCACTGGGGCGCTGTATCTGCTGAAACTGCTATTGGTCCTGCAGCATTTTACAGCTATTAAAATGATCAGACTCAGTAGAAATATCACTGAAACTGACACAATGGCAATCAGCAGATACATGTTTAAATCCGAGAAAGTGTCCTCCTTTATCGGTGTGTGTTTCAACTGAGTCTTTATGTCACCTGTGCTCTCCACAACCACAACATCAACAGACACAGTGGCTGAGAGTGAGGGCTCTCCATTATCAGAAACCAAAATGACCagtgggtgagttttcaggtcatTGTCACTCATTCTCCTCTTAGTCCTGATCTCTCCACTGCTGGTTCCGATCCGGAAGAGGTTGTTTCCTTTGGGTTCAGAGATGTGATATGAAAGCAGGGCGTTATATCCAGAATCCGCGTCTACAGCTCTAATCTTGGCTGCAAAGTAGCCTGCTTCAGCAGAATAGGGAATGTTCTCAGAGTGAACAGATCCATGATCAGAATAGGGAGTGAGAATCCTGGGACTGTTGTCATTCTCATCCAGGATAAAAACATTCACAGTCACGTTGCTGCTCAGTGGAGGAACACCAGAGTCTGTGGCCTGAACtttaaactgaattttttttaattcttcaaaATTAAATGACTGCAAACTATGAATATCTCCACTATCAGAGTTTATGTTGACTATAGATGTTATGTAACTGTTTTTTGAGTTTTCTAGTAATGAATATGATATTCTAGCATTATCACCAACATCAGGATCAAAAGCAGATACTGTATGAATTACAGCCCCAACCTGACTGTTCTCTTTTACATACACATTAATAACGGTGTCGTGAAAACGAGGTGCGTTGTCATTTGCATCAGAAATGTCTACAGTAATGACAGTGGTACTGGACAGAGGTGGAGTCCCTTCATCAGTAGCTGAGAGACTTATGTTATATTGAGACACGCTCTCTCTGTCTAGTGGGCCATCGACAACTACagaatatttatttttgtaagtaTGCTGTATTTTAAACGGTACAGAATTGGCAACTTTTAATTTGACAGCACCGTTTTTACCAGCATCGCCATCTTTCACTGTGATCAAGCCAACCATTGTACCGGCGGCAGCGTCCTCTTTAATCAGGTTAACCAAAGAATTAACGGAGATCTCTGGAACATTATCGTTAATGTCAACGATTTCCACTAAAACTTTACATAATGCTGCTCGCGGTTCTTGTCCTTTATCTTTTGCCTGAATACGAATTTCAGCTGCATTTTGCGTCTCATAATCGACAACACCCTTCACTGTAATCAGCCCAGTTTCGGGATCAATATAAAATGCTTGCACTTGCTTATTGTTGTTTTGATTGAAGAAAGAATAAACGATCTCGCCGTTTTTGCCCTCGTCTATATCAGTAGCATGAACCGAAATCACGGTTGTGCCAAATGGAGAGTTTTCGGTGACACGGGCTTTGTAGAGAGCCTTACTAAAGACCGGAATATTATCATTTACATCCCCAACATTTATGATTATCTGCAAAGTGCCGGATCTGGGAGGTTTTCCTCCATCTACAGCCGTCAGCATGAGCTGAATCACAGGCTGTTTCTCTCGGTCTAAAGCTTTATGCAGAACTAATTCAACAGACAAACTTTGATCTCCGGTACTCTGGACATCTAGAGAAAAGTGCTCATTTTGACTCAGCTTGTAACTGTTTACTGCGTGACTGCCCACATCTGCATCAAACGCACTCGGCAGTGGAAACCTCTCCCCCGGAAATGCTAATTCTGAAATATTCAGTGCTGTTTTAGACACCGGAAACGTTGGCGTA from the Neoarius graeffei isolate fNeoGra1 chromosome 2, fNeoGra1.pri, whole genome shotgun sequence genome contains:
- the LOC132875657 gene encoding protocadherin alpha-3-like; amino-acid sequence: MMAVLKGSCVILWIFGVSLCWTWSVVDGQIAYTVLEEASPGTEIGNLVKDLNLNVQDLGHRGFEIIPGPNARYFGVNLKTGILHVKQRIDREELCNQEAKCSLELEAIVNLPLNMYRFEVNVVDINDNTPTFPVSKTALNISELAFPGERFPLPSAFDADVGSHAVNSYKLSQNEHFSLDVQSTGDQSLSVELVLHKALDREKQPVIQLMLTAVDGGKPPRSGTLQIIINVGDVNDNIPVFSKALYKARVTENSPFGTTVISVHATDIDEGKNGEIVYSFFNQNNNKQVQAFYIDPETGLITVKGVVDYETQNAAEIRIQAKDKGQEPRAALCKVLVEIVDINDNVPEISVNSLVNLIKEDAAAGTMVGLITVKDGDAGKNGAVKLKVANSVPFKIQHTYKNKYSVVVDGPLDRESVSQYNISLSATDEGTPPLSSTTVITVDISDANDNAPRFHDTVINVYVKENSQVGAVIHTVSAFDPDVGDNARISYSLLENSKNSYITSIVNINSDSGDIHSLQSFNFEELKKIQFKVQATDSGVPPLSSNVTVNVFILDENDNSPRILTPYSDHGSVHSENIPYSAEAGYFAAKIRAVDADSGYNALLSYHISEPKGNNLFRIGTSSGEIRTKRRMSDNDLKTHPLVILVSDNGEPSLSATVSVDVVVVESTGDIKTQLKHTPIKEDTFSDLNMYLLIAIVSVSVIFLLSLIILIAVKCCRTNSSFSRYSAPVITTHPDGSWSYSKSTQQYDVCFSSDTLKSDVVVFPASFPPADAELISINEGETFSRTQTLPNEEKVSYPTIFFVIFFISY